A DNA window from Thalassospiraceae bacterium LMO-JJ14 contains the following coding sequences:
- the surE gene encoding 5'/3'-nucleotidase SurE — protein sequence MAEAGFDLKKARVLLSNDDGIHAPGLKTLEDAIRPHVAELWVCAPETEQSATSHSLTLRRPLRIRHVSEQRFAVDGTPTDAVLLGVTNIMNDARPDLVLSGINRGGNLGEDVTYSGTVAAAMEGALLGIPSVALSQTYEDRHKVKWATAKAWTPKVLKQLFKLGWPKGIFMNINFPDATAAKVKGVEVCRQGRRKIGGGLTRGVDPRGDEYFWIGPQRDEEKFLKGTDLAAVNNGYVSVTPLALDLTDAQTLRKIKGGIK from the coding sequence ATGGCTGAGGCGGGCTTCGATCTTAAAAAAGCGCGGGTTCTGCTGTCCAACGACGACGGCATCCATGCGCCCGGGCTGAAAACCCTCGAAGACGCCATCCGCCCGCACGTCGCCGAACTTTGGGTGTGCGCACCGGAAACCGAACAGTCGGCGACCAGCCATTCGCTGACGCTGCGCCGCCCGCTGCGCATCCGTCATGTTTCGGAACAACGCTTTGCCGTCGACGGCACGCCGACCGATGCGGTTTTACTGGGCGTCACCAACATCATGAATGATGCCCGCCCTGATCTGGTGCTGTCGGGCATCAACAGGGGCGGCAACCTGGGCGAGGACGTGACCTATTCCGGGACCGTGGCGGCGGCCATGGAAGGCGCCTTGCTGGGTATTCCGTCCGTCGCGCTGAGCCAGACCTACGAGGACCGTCACAAGGTCAAGTGGGCGACCGCCAAAGCATGGACGCCAAAGGTCCTGAAGCAGCTTTTCAAGCTCGGCTGGCCGAAGGGTATCTTCATGAACATCAACTTCCCCGATGCGACGGCTGCCAAGGTCAAGGGCGTCGAGGTCTGCCGTCAGGGACGGCGCAAGATCGGCGGCGGGCTGACACGCGGGGTCGACCCCCGGGGTGACGAATATTTCTGGATCGGCCCGCAACGCGACGAGGAAAAGTTCCTCAAGGGGACCGATCTGGCGGCCGTCAACAACGGCTATGTCTCGGTGACGCCGCTGGCGCTCGACCTGACCGACGCGCAGACACTCCGGAAAATCAAGGGCGGCATAAAATGA
- a CDS encoding protein-L-isoaspartate(D-aspartate) O-methyltransferase, with the protein MKPGGLDASTLRNALIGDGITDEAVLDAITLTPRELFVPKAFRERAYENSPLPIGLHQTISQPTVVAMMTQALELNDRVKILEIGTGSGYQTAILARLCRRVYTIERHKALLSEAEERFATLGFNNVVTRHGDGSMGWREQAPFSRIIVTAAAVDVPHVLLEQLDVGGIMVVPVGLEERTQHLLRVRKTEDDIETEDLGLVRFVPLISDEEDG; encoded by the coding sequence ATGAAGCCCGGCGGACTTGATGCGAGCACGCTCAGGAACGCGCTGATCGGGGACGGCATCACGGACGAGGCGGTTCTGGATGCGATCACGCTGACGCCGCGCGAACTGTTCGTGCCGAAGGCGTTCCGCGAACGGGCGTACGAAAACTCACCGTTGCCGATCGGCCTGCACCAGACGATTTCACAGCCGACCGTCGTCGCCATGATGACGCAGGCACTGGAACTCAACGACCGGGTCAAGATTCTCGAGATCGGCACCGGGTCCGGATACCAGACAGCGATCCTGGCAAGGCTGTGCCGCCGCGTTTACACCATCGAAAGACATAAGGCGCTATTGTCGGAAGCAGAGGAGCGGTTCGCCACCCTTGGCTTCAACAACGTCGTGACACGCCATGGCGACGGCTCGATGGGGTGGCGCGAACAAGCGCCGTTTTCGCGGATTATCGTGACGGCGGCGGCGGTCGACGTGCCGCATGTGCTTTTGGAACAACTTGATGTCGGCGGAATCATGGTGGTCCCGGTCGGTCTTGAGGAACGCACGCAGCATCTGCTCCGGGTCCGCAAGACCGAAGACGACATCGAAACCGAAGATCTGGGGCTGGTCCGCTTCGTGCCTCTGATAAGTGACGAGGAAGACGGTTGA